The following coding sequences are from one Fusobacterium sp. IOR10 window:
- the def gene encoding peptide deformylase: MIYEIRTYGDPCLIDLNQLVVDVDDETKKLLDDMLETMYDTSGVGLAAPQIGVNKQLFVIDIGNGPRKVINPEIIEMSDDCNESDEGCLSVPGIYKKVKRANRIKVRYLNENKEIVEEEMEGFLAKAFQHENDHLNGVLFIERISPISRRMISKKLQLMKKARVKNSTKK; this comes from the coding sequence GTGATATACGAAATTAGAACTTATGGAGATCCATGCTTAATTGATTTAAATCAATTAGTTGTAGACGTTGATGATGAAACAAAAAAATTATTAGATGATATGCTAGAAACAATGTATGATACAAGTGGTGTTGGACTTGCTGCACCTCAAATTGGAGTTAATAAACAATTATTTGTAATTGATATTGGTAACGGCCCTAGAAAGGTTATTAATCCTGAAATCATTGAAATGTCTGATGACTGTAATGAATCTGATGAAGGATGTTTAAGTGTACCTGGAATTTATAAAAAAGTTAAAAGAGCCAATAGAATAAAAGTTAGATACTTAAATGAAAATAAAGAGATTGTGGAAGAGGAAATGGAAGGATTTTTAGCAAAGGCTTTCCAACATGAAAATGATCATTTAAATGGTGTTCTCTTTATTGAAAGAATCTCTCCAATATCTAGAAGAATGATATCTAAAAAATTACAACTTATGAAGAAAGCTAGAGTTAAAAACAGCACTAAAAAATAA
- the priA gene encoding primosomal protein N': MKYYNLYVDGTNDFFTYVDEDETFKIGDRVAVNFRNKERGAIIIKEDIKDKFPFKVLPIKRKLENEISFDEKYIELLLWIKDYYLCTFQQVFLAALPGNIKIQYYEFYRLVEHCNLISIENNILKYFKKKEIVTKATLRKYFKNNEVNLFIEKNVLVVNPEKKIYFDFKINENNLILNDEEKIIYNRLKVYFSDKLKISKKHLEGKFSKKEIEQAVKEKTIELLKLIKTRENSVSNIEKKDTIEDVVLNDEQKKAIEEISNSKDLYYLIKGITGSGKTEIYIKLVREALLENYGSIFLVPEISLTPQMVSRFQREFNQEVAILHSKLSDKEREEEWLSINKGDKRIVLGVRSAIFAPVKNLKYIIIDEEHEASYKQDTNPRYNAKLVALRRGYIEKCKVILGSATPSIENYFYSKIKNFKLITLEKRYNNATLPEIEIVDMKEEEDNFFSKKLLKNIKDTLIRGEQVIILLNRKGYSTMIQCKECGHVEECEHCSIKLSYYNSTNKLKCNYCGREKTFSGVCSNCGSKNLNFGGKGTEQVEEKLKEYFSVPMIRVDSESSKEKNFYKKTYFDFLDKKYDIMIGTQMIAKGLHFPNVTLVGVINSDVILSFPDFRATEKTYQLITQVSGRAGRGSKKGKVVIQTYQPENYVMDKIKNNDYEGFYNEEIESRELLEYPPFSKIINIGISSKDEKNLDIISKKLYNKIKRDYVEIYGPNKSLVYKVKDRYRQNIFVKGKKEDITHFKCELKVILKAFDSKDCRIIVDVDPINLI, translated from the coding sequence GTGAAATACTATAATTTATATGTAGACGGTACCAATGATTTTTTTACCTATGTTGATGAAGATGAAACTTTTAAAATTGGTGATAGAGTTGCTGTTAACTTTAGAAATAAAGAAAGGGGAGCTATAATTATTAAAGAGGATATTAAAGATAAATTTCCCTTTAAGGTTCTCCCTATTAAAAGAAAATTGGAAAATGAAATTTCCTTTGATGAAAAATATATTGAACTACTTTTATGGATTAAAGACTATTACTTATGTACTTTTCAGCAGGTTTTTCTAGCTGCTCTTCCTGGTAATATTAAAATTCAATATTATGAATTTTATAGATTAGTTGAGCATTGTAACCTTATTTCCATTGAAAATAATATTTTAAAATATTTTAAAAAAAAGGAAATTGTTACTAAGGCTACTTTGAGAAAATATTTTAAAAATAATGAAGTTAATCTATTTATAGAAAAAAATGTGTTAGTAGTTAATCCTGAAAAAAAAATTTATTTTGATTTTAAAATAAATGAAAATAATTTAATTTTAAATGATGAAGAAAAAATTATTTATAATAGGCTTAAGGTTTATTTTTCTGATAAACTAAAAATTTCAAAGAAACATTTGGAAGGTAAGTTCTCTAAAAAAGAAATTGAGCAAGCTGTTAAAGAAAAAACCATAGAACTTTTAAAATTAATAAAAACAAGGGAAAATAGTGTAAGCAATATAGAAAAGAAAGATACTATTGAAGATGTTGTTTTAAATGATGAACAAAAAAAGGCTATTGAAGAAATTTCCAATTCTAAAGATTTATATTATTTAATCAAAGGAATAACAGGAAGTGGAAAAACTGAAATATATATAAAATTAGTTAGAGAAGCCCTACTTGAAAATTATGGAAGTATTTTCTTAGTTCCTGAAATTTCTTTAACCCCTCAAATGGTTAGTAGATTTCAAAGGGAATTTAACCAAGAAGTTGCTATTTTACACAGTAAATTAAGTGATAAGGAAAGGGAAGAGGAATGGCTATCTATAAATAAGGGAGATAAGAGAATTGTTTTAGGAGTTAGATCTGCAATCTTTGCCCCTGTTAAAAATTTAAAATATATAATAATTGATGAGGAGCACGAAGCTAGTTATAAACAAGATACAAACCCTAGATACAACGCTAAGTTAGTTGCCCTAAGAAGAGGATACATTGAAAAATGCAAGGTTATCCTAGGTTCTGCTACTCCATCTATTGAAAATTATTTTTATTCTAAAATTAAAAATTTTAAACTTATAACTTTGGAAAAAAGATATAATAACGCAACCCTTCCTGAAATTGAAATTGTTGATATGAAGGAAGAAGAGGATAATTTCTTTAGTAAAAAACTACTAAAAAATATAAAAGATACATTGATACGAGGGGAACAAGTGATCATCCTTTTAAATAGAAAGGGATATTCCACTATGATTCAATGTAAAGAATGTGGCCATGTGGAAGAATGTGAACACTGTTCTATTAAATTAAGTTACTATAATAGTACTAATAAATTAAAATGCAATTATTGCGGAAGGGAAAAAACATTTAGTGGAGTTTGCAGTAATTGTGGAAGTAAAAATTTAAATTTTGGTGGAAAGGGTACTGAACAAGTTGAAGAAAAATTAAAAGAATATTTTTCTGTGCCTATGATAAGGGTAGATTCTGAAAGTTCCAAAGAAAAAAATTTCTATAAAAAAACTTATTTTGATTTTTTAGATAAAAAATATGATATAATGATAGGTACGCAGATGATTGCTAAAGGGCTACATTTTCCCAATGTTACCCTAGTTGGAGTAATTAATTCTGATGTTATTTTAAGTTTTCCTGATTTTAGGGCCACTGAAAAAACCTATCAATTAATAACACAAGTTTCTGGAAGAGCTGGTAGAGGAAGTAAAAAGGGTAAGGTTGTTATTCAAACTTATCAGCCTGAAAACTATGTTATGGACAAAATAAAAAATAATGATTATGAGGGATTTTATAATGAAGAGATTGAAAGTAGAGAACTTCTAGAATACCCACCATTTTCAAAAATTATAAATATTGGAATATCCTCTAAGGATGAAAAAAATTTAGATATCATATCAAAAAAATTATATAATAAAATTAAAAGAGACTATGTGGAAATTTATGGTCCCAATAAAAGTTTAGTTTATAAAGTTAAAGATAGGTATCGACAAAATATTTTCGTTAAAGGAAAGAAAGAAGATATTACACATTTTAAATGTGAACTAAAGGTTATTCTAAAGGCCTTTGATAGTAAAGACTGTAGAATAATTGTGGATGTTGACCCTATAAATCTTATATAA
- the glpX gene encoding class II fructose-bisphosphatase, whose amino-acid sequence MKRELALDFARVTEAAALAAQKWVGRGDKNLADDAAVQAMRNVLNRLKIDGEIVIGEGEIDEAPMLYIGEKVGLKYNSKKIEEFRDVDLEPVDIAVDPIEGTRMTALGQPNAVAVLAAAQKGHFLKAPDMYMEKIVVGPDAKGCIDIDDSLENNIRNVAKALGKNIEDLMIAVLEKPRHKKIIERIRDLGAKMYVFPDGDVATSILTCMVDSDVDMMYGIGGAPEGVVSAAVIRALGGDMQAKLILRSDVKGSDDKNDKISEDELRRCTEAGVEVNKKLILEELVSTDKIVFSGTGITDGDLLTGVKRKGNIARTQTLLVRGSSKTIRYINSIHNIEFKDEHLQAIIK is encoded by the coding sequence ATGAAGAGAGAATTAGCACTAGATTTTGCTAGAGTAACAGAAGCAGCAGCTTTAGCCGCTCAAAAATGGGTTGGAAGAGGGGATAAAAATTTAGCTGATGATGCAGCTGTCCAAGCTATGAGAAATGTTTTAAACAGATTGAAAATCGATGGGGAAATAGTTATAGGTGAAGGGGAAATTGATGAAGCTCCTATGCTATACATTGGTGAAAAAGTAGGTTTAAAATATAATTCAAAAAAAATAGAAGAATTTAGAGATGTTGACTTAGAACCAGTTGATATTGCTGTTGACCCTATTGAAGGAACTAGAATGACTGCTCTTGGACAACCAAATGCTGTTGCAGTACTTGCTGCAGCTCAAAAGGGACATTTCCTAAAAGCTCCAGATATGTACATGGAAAAAATAGTTGTTGGACCTGATGCAAAGGGGTGTATTGATATTGATGACTCTCTAGAAAATAATATTAGAAACGTAGCAAAGGCTCTTGGAAAAAATATAGAAGATTTAATGATAGCTGTTTTGGAAAAACCTAGACACAAAAAAATTATAGAAAGAATCAGAGATTTAGGGGCTAAAATGTATGTTTTCCCTGATGGAGACGTGGCAACTTCAATTTTAACTTGTATGGTTGATTCTGATGTTGATATGATGTATGGTATAGGAGGAGCTCCTGAAGGTGTAGTATCAGCTGCTGTTATAAGAGCTTTAGGTGGAGACATGCAAGCTAAACTTATCCTAAGAAGCGACGTTAAAGGTTCTGATGACAAGAATGATAAAATATCTGAAGATGAACTTAGAAGATGTACTGAAGCTGGAGTTGAAGTTAATAAAAAATTAATTTTAGAAGAACTTGTAAGTACTGATAAAATTGTTTTCTCTGGAACTGGAATTACTGATGGAGATTTATTAACTGGTGTAAAAAGAAAAGGAAATATTGCTAGAACTCAAACTTTATTAGTTAGAGGAAGCAGTAAAACTATAAGATATATCAACTCTATACATAACATTGAATTTAAAGATGAACATTTACAAGCGATTATAAAATAA
- a CDS encoding septum formation initiator family protein, translating to MKNNYTKILIILIFCGVNSSFIPKIHRSYIKIQKLNKSLACLKKEKRELLDSINTCNDDIKKLKIEYYKEEIARNQLKMVKPGEQIYKVIK from the coding sequence ATGAAAAATAATTATACTAAAATTTTAATTATATTAATATTTTGCGGTGTAAATTCAAGTTTTATTCCTAAAATACATAGAAGTTACATAAAAATACAAAAGTTAAATAAAAGTTTAGCCTGTTTAAAAAAAGAAAAAAGAGAACTTTTAGACTCTATAAATACATGTAATGATGATATTAAAAAATTGAAAATAGAATATTATAAAGAAGAAATAGCTAGGAATCAGCTTAAAATGGTTAAACCAGGAGAACAAATATACAAGGTTATTAAATAA